The Desulfococcus multivorans DNA window GCGGACGGAGGTGCGGAAATGGCCGGTGCCCTTCACCAGATCCCCCTGGTGGATGTAGTAAGGTCTGACGCGGATGGCGAGGAGCTTTTGCATGAGGCGCCTCATCACGACGGGACTGTCGTTGACGCCTTTCAGCAGCACTGTCTGGCAGCCTAAGGGGATGCCCGCATCGGCGAGACGGGCACAGGCTTGCGTCGCGTTCGGCGTTATTTCCGCCGGGTGGTTGAACTGGATGTTGATGTAAAGCGGTGCGAAGGCCTTGAGTCGCCGGACAAGGGCTTCGGTGATCCGTTGGGGGAGGGTACAGGGGATTCGGGTATGGATCCGGAGAATTTCCACGTGAGGGATCCCCCGAAGCGGCTTTAAAATGTCTTCGATGAGATGGTCGTCCGAAAGCAGAAAGGGATCACCTCCCGACAGAATGACATCCCGAATAGCCGGGGTTTCCTGGATATAGGCGATCCCGTTGTCAACAGTGCCGGGTTTCATCGCGTTCGACTTTCCGACCTGTCGCTTCCGCATGCAGTGACGGCAGAAGAGGGCGCATTGGGAGGACACCAGGAAGACCACTCTGTCAGGATAGCGGTGGATCAGGCCGGGCACGGGCGACTGGGCTTCCTCCGCCAAAGGGTCGGCTTCGGGAAGGGTGTCTTCCAGTTCTGCCGGATCCGGAATTGCCTGTCGCCAGATGGGATCGCCGGGTTCGCGGATCAGGGAGAGAAAATAGGGATTGATCCGCATGGGGTATTGGTCGATAACGGGCAAAACGGTTTTTCGGGCGACGGGAAACCTGCGGCAGAGTTCATCGGCCGAGGTGACGCTTTCCGCGAGAAGATCCTGCCAGGGTCGATCGTTCATCATGCCTGAGTGTTGAAAGGATTGAATCGGGTGTCGATGTCGTAGACATCGATCCCCTCCCGACGTTTGAGAAAATTGACGATGCCGTAAGTAAACGGCGTCATGAGCGCTTCATAGACCGACTTGACGAGCCATTGGGTGGCGACAGCGGTGATGATGCCTGAAGGCGGGATCGTTCCTGCAAAGGCCAGGGTGATGAAAACGGTCGAATCGAGCCCCTGACCGACCAGTGTCGAGCCGATGGTCCGGGTCCAGAGCCAGCGTCCTCCGGTGGCGATCTTCATTTTGGCCAGAATATAGGCGTTGGTGAATTCCCCAACCAGGTAAGCGGCAAAGGAGGCCGCCAGCAGGCGGGGCGTATATCCCAGAATCCGGTCGTAGGCGGACTGGGCGTCCCAGAAGCCGGCTGCCGGCAGCGTACCCCCGATCCATATGGCCGCGACGGCGATCAGGTTGCAGCAGAACCCGAGCCAGATCACCCGGCGGGCCTGACGATATCCGTAGACTTCCGTCAGAATGTCGCCGACAATGTAGCTGACGGGAAAAATGATGACGGCTGCCGGCAGGATCCAACCTGCGAAGCTGATCAACTTGACGGCGATGATATTGGCAGTGATGAGAGCGGTGATAAAAACGGCGGTCGTCGCAATGAACCATTGGGAATAAGAACCCTCAGCCGGTTTTTCCGGAAAGGGGTTGGCACTGGTCATGAAATCTTCCTTCGGTTGATGATAAAAAAACGGCCGGAGCCGTGCTCCGGCTTGATCAAAGGATTCGTCGGTCCTTCATACAGACTCCGGCTGAAAATTTCAAGAGAAGGGCTTTTCAATACTTAACTCAACTTTCGACTTTGACAGGCCGTATCTATTCGCTCACATCATGAAAATCGAAAGTCGAATCAATATATATCCGGCATCTTCTCCCGGAGCTCGTTTTGCCACACAACGGCCTCGGCATCGCTGGGGGCCCGCCAGTCGCCGCGAGGGGAAAGGGATCCGCCCGAGCCCACCTTGGGTCCGTTGGGAACGGCCGATCGTTTGAATTGGCTGATTTTGAAGAATCGGTAGACAAAAAGATCGAGCCATTTCCTGATTTCGGAGAGGTCGTACTGATGCCGTTTTTGCGGGGGAATCAGATCGGACCACCGGCCCCGGCCCGCATCGCTCCAGGCGTGATGGGCGAGAAAAGCGACCTTGCTGGGCGCAAACCCGTAGCGGGTGATGTAAAAGAGATTGAAGTCCTGGAGTTCGTAGGGTCCGATCTTCTCTTCGGTTCGCTGGGCCGGTTGTTCAGCGTTTTCGGCACCGGCGGGGATCAACTCGGGCGAAATCTCGGTGTTCAGAACGGCCGCGAGCACTTCACCGGTTTCATCGTCGAACTGCCGGGTTTCGACGACCCATCGGATGAGGTGCTGGATCAAGGTCTTGGGCACCGAGGCATTGACGTTATAGTGGGACATGTGATCCCCGACGCCGTAAGTGGCCCACCCCAGAGCAAGCTCACTCAGATCGCCGGTGCCCAGGACCAGGGCGTGGTGAAGGTTGGCCAGACGGAAAAGATGGGAAGTCCGCTCCCCAGCCTGAACATTTTCGAAGGTGACGTCGTAAACCGGCTGATTCCGGGCAAAGGGATGATCGATGTCCCGCATCATCTGCATGGCCGACGGTCGGATGTCGAGTTCCGCGGCCGATACCGCCAGTGCCGCCATCAGCCTGAGGGCGTTTTCATGCGTGGCACGACTGGTGGCGAACCCGGGCATGGTGTAGGCGAGAATGTTCTTCCGGGGCAGGCCCAGGCGATCCATGGTCCTGGCGGCCACGATGAGGGCCTGAGTGGAGTCGAGCCCCCCGGAAACGCCGATCACCACCCGATCGATGCCCGATGCGGCAAGCCGCTTCATCAGGCCGTGGACCTGGATGTTGTAGGCCTCGTAACAGCGTTCGTCGCACTTGTCGGCCTCGCTGGGAACGAATGGAAAGCGCTCCACCCGACGGATCAGGGGAATGTCTCCGGTTGGAACGGCAAAATCGAAGGGAATCCGGCGAATGCCGGCAAGCCGGTCCCGATGAACGCCCACGGCGTCGTTGAAACTCGTCGTCCGCATCCGCTCCTGAACCAGGAGCTCCAGATCGATGTCCGCCAGCACGATCTGTTCGGTGTCGGAAAAGCGCTCCGATTGGGCCAGAAGTTCGTTGTTTTCATAAATCAGCGCATAACCGTCCCAGGCAAGATCCGTGGTCGACTCCCCGGGCCCGGCGGCGGAGTATAAATAGGCGGCCAGACATCTGCCCGACTGAACGGCGCAGAGGTTTCGTCGGTAATCGGCTTTGCCCACGGTGATGTTGCTGGCCGAGAGGTTGGCCAGAACCGTGGCGCCGGCAAGAGCAGTGTAGGTCGACGGGGGGATGGGGGTCCAGACATCTTCGCAGATCTCCACGGCCAGGCAAAAACCGGGAAAATTGTCGGCCTCGAAGATCAAATCGGCGCCGAAGGGAACGGTATGTCCCATCAGGCGAACCTCCCGGGAGACGGCGTTCATTCCGGAGGTGAACTGTCGCTTTTCGTAAAACTCCCGATAATTGGGAAGATAGGTCTTGGGAACGACACCCAGGATTCGTCCTCGGTAGATCACCACGGCGCAGTTGAAAAGCTTCCCCTCGAAGCGCAGTGGCGCTCCCACGATAAGGAGCGGCGAGAGGCTCCGGCTGCCCTCCACCACCTGGAGGAGCGCCGAGGCCGTAACCGATAGCAGGGCCTCCTGATGAAACAAATCTTCATTGGAATAGGCCGAGAGTCCCATCTCCGGAAATAGCGCCACGGCGGCACGGGATTCGGAAGCCTTTCGGGCGAGATCCAATGTCCTTCGGGTGTTGAAGACCGGGTCGGCGACCCGGAGCGTCGGCAGGCAGACTGCCGCCCGGATGAAGCCGTGAGTATAGATGGAATGGAATGGATGGCTCAAGGGGTCCTCCATCAGTTATCCTGGATGCCGGAGTCACGAACGGACAACTCCTCGATCAGCGCCTGAAGGGATTCGACGTCAAATACATAGGTTTTCCGGCAGAATTCACAGGTGAGTTCGACAGGCTCATGCCTCTGGATCAGGGTTTCAATCTCCTTTCTGCCGAGGGCGATGAGCGCCTTTGCGAACCGCTCCCGGTTGCAGGTGCATCGAAAGGTGAGCGCTCGTTTTTCCAATACGTCAATCGGAATGCCTTCGAAGATTTTGTCGAGAATCTCCTCGGGCGTCAGGCTTGCATGAAGCATTTCAGTGACGGGGGGGAGCGTTTCAATTCGTCGCGACAGGGTGTCGATGACGGTCTCATCCGCCGGCGGTAAGGTTTGGATCAGGAATCCGCCGGCTGCGGTAATTCCTGACGCATCGGCGAAAACACCCAGACCGACGGCAGAGGGAATTTGTTCCGATTCCAGAAGATAATAGGCAATATCCTCAGCGATCTCACTGGTATAAAGGTGAACGATCCCACGGTAAGGCTCCTTCACCCGCAGATCTTTGGTGACGGTGAGCAGCCCCGCTTTTCCCAGGGCGCCGGCCACGTCGAACTTGCCTCCGGCAGGCGGCAGGTCCACATGAGGATTGCCCACGTATCCCCTTACGCCGCCGTCGCTGTCGGCTTCCACAACTATCTTTCCAAGGGGGCCGTTGCCCTCGAACTTCAGTGCCGTCCGTTGACCGGTTTTCATGAGCGCCCCCATGAGCGCTCCGCCGGTGAGGGCTCGACCCAGGGCTACGGCTGCCGTTGGATATACGTCGTGGCGACGGCAGGCCTCCCGGACCAGACGGGTGGTAATGCAAGCCAAACCTCGAACGTTATCGTGCCGGGCGACGACCCGAACCAGGTAATCTCTCACGACGCTCTCCTTTGAACGGGTTGATTTTCATGTCTTTGAGATTACTACAGCGCATCCTTTAAAAGTCAACCCTCAACTTCCGGGTTTCGTCAGGGGGACAGCTTTAGAGGCTGAAGACTGAAGACTGAAGGCTGAAGGGGCTAAATGCCCCATTCGTCACAGGCGTACCCCTTCAGCCTTCAGTCTTCGGCCTTCAGCCTCTTTATGCCAACGACATGGAGCGCAGGCTGTCATGAACACCGAAAGTTGACGTCAACCTTTGAAATTGCAAAATTATGATTATTTTGGGGAAAGTATGCAGCATCCCATTATCGCTCAACGGAAAATCCAAAAAGGAGAAAAGATGAGCATTAAAATCGGCATCAATGGTTTTGGAAGAATCGGTCGCGTGGTGTTCAGGGCCGCCATGAAACATCCGGATATAGAGGTCGTCGGCATCAACGACCTCACCAACGCCGCCACCATGGCCCACCTCCTCAAGTATGATTCGGTCCACGGTCGCCTGGACGTCGACGTCGTCGCAAAAGAAGGCGCCATCGTAGTGGATGGGCAGGAGATTCCATACACCGACATCAAGGATCCGGCCCAGCTGCCCTGGAAGGATCTGGGCGTCGACGTCGTAGCGGAATGCACCGGTTTTTTTCGGGACCGGGACGGCGCCGGCAAGCATCTCATCGCGGGGGCACGGAAGGTCGTCATCTCCGCGCCGGCTCAAAATCCCGATGTTACCATCGTCATGGGGGTCAATGATCATGAATACCGACCCGATCAGCACCACATCATATCCAACGCCTCATGCACCACCAACTGTCTCGCGCCGGTGGCAAAGGTCCTCAACGAAAGCTTCGGCATCAACCGGGGTCTCATGACGACCATCCATTCCTATACCGGCGATCAGCGGCTGCTCGACTTTCCCCACAAGGACCTGCGGCGGGCCCGGGCTGCGGCGCTTTCCATGATTCCGACCACCACCGGCGCGGCCAAGGCGGTGGCGCTGGTGCTCCCGGATCTTTCGGGCAAGCTCAACGGCCTGGCTATCCGCGTTCCCACACCCAATGTATCCCTGGTCGACTTCGTGTGCACTGTTGCGAAATCGGGGGTGACGGTGAGCGACGTCAACAGCGCCCTCAAGGAAGCCTCCGAGAACGCCCTGAAAGGGATCCTGGGGTACAGCGAACTCCCCCTGGTGTCGACGGACTACAATGGGTGCGAACTGTCATCCGTAGTGGATGCACCGAACACTTACACCGTGGGCGACATGGTAAAGGTCCTCTCATGGTACGATAACGAGACCGGGTATTCCAATCGGATGGTGGATCTTGCCGCCATGGTCGGCGCGTCCCAGTAAGGTCTCCGATCATGGTGTTGAGTATGGTTTGAATTTGTCGGGCTCGTTTTTCCGTTGTCGGTCAAACGCGCCCGGTCATCTGTAAAAAGGAGGGGGCGTATCCGTGACCATAGGCGCATACAAGGCGATTATTTTTGACCTGGACGGTACCCTGATCGATTCGGCAGCCGACGTGGGAGATGCCGTCAACCGGGTTTTGAGCCGATACGGCTTTCTCGAGCACCCCGGGGCCGCTTATTATCGGTTCATGGGCGACGGCGTGGTCGAATTGATGCGGCGAGCGCTTCCGGAAAAGGCCCGGTCGTCGGAGCGAGTCCAGGCGGGCGTCCAGGCGTTCTTTCGGGAGTACGAGGGGTGCTGGCATCATCATTCCCGACCCTACCCCGGCGTTCCAGAGCTCCTGGACGGACTTTCCGAAAGGGGGGTCCGGCTCTCGGTCCTCTCCAACAAACCGCATGCCTTCACCACGGCTTTTGTGGAGCGATTTTTTCCGGAATGGACCTTTGCAGCGGTATTCGGTCAACGGGAAGGGGTGCCGAGAAAGCCCGATCCTGCAGCAGCTCTCGAGATCGCCGATGGGATGGGGATTTCCCCTGCGGCGGTTCTCTTCCTGGGAGATACGCCCACGGACATGAGGACGGCCAGAGCCGCCGGCATGTTTTCCGTCGGTGCCTGCTGGGGGTTCCGGTCGCCGTCCGAGCTCTCGGCGGGCGGGGCTGAAAGCCTGATCCGCCATCCCATGGAGCTGCTGCGCTTTTTTGATGATCCCATCCCCTGATCATTTGACATTCCATCGGTTTTCATCCTAATTTGAATTTTTCAGGCGGGTCATCCAAAAATTTCAATGCGAGGAAACCATAAAGATGAAAAACGGTCAATGTCCGAAGTGTGGTTCTAAAGAAATCTATTCCGGTGCCGACATCCCCCTCAAAAGCGGTCCCTTCTCCAGCAACGCCATTCCCATCGGTCTGATGTCGGTGGCCGCTTTGGACAATTATGTCTGTGCGGCTTGCGGGTTGGTGGAGAGTTATATCGCCGATCCATCCAAGTTGGAAGAGGTGACCCGGCGATGGAACAAGGTTGATCCAGGCGGCGGCAAAAAATAGCCTCAACTTTCGACTTTTATGATGGTGACCGGATCCTCTGTGGCAGGATATTTGAGAAATAGCTTTGCAACCGCAAAAGGAATGATGGGGACAGGGCCCATATGAGAGAAAATACCGGCTTTCAGCCGTTCAGGGGAATCCGTCGTTTTGCGGCTATCAGCCGGGTCCTGGCCAGGCACGGCTATGGAAATGTGGCGGATCGCGTATTCAGACGGACGGCGGCGGACGAGCGTAACCATCCAGAAAAAAAAGGAATGCCTCGACCAGCGTTCCATTCACCCGTCCGCATCCGCCGGATAATGGAGGAACTCGGTCCGAGTTTCATCAAGCTGGGACAATTGATGAGTGTGCGGGCGGACGTCTTTCCGCCGGAATACACGGACGAGTTCAAGAAGCTTCAGGACAGCGTCCCGCCGGTGCCGTTCACGGCCATCCGGGACGTGGTGGAAGGCGAACTGGGCGCCCCCCTTGAACGGATTTTTTCGGAGTTTCACCCTGAAGCCATGGCCGCGGCCTCCGTCGCTCAGGTTCATGAGGCGCGCCTCATGAACGGCGACCGGGTGGCCGTCAAAGTGATCCGCCCGGGTATCGAGGGAACGATCCGGGAAGACATCCGTGTAATGTACTATTTTGCGGAAAAGCTGGAAAAGCTGTTCGAGTTCCTCCGAATCATCGGCGCTGTGAACCTGGTCCGGGAGTTCGAACGGACGGTCTTCCGGGAACTCGACATGTACATAGAGGCCGGCAACATCGAGAAATTTTCGGCCAATTTTTCGGACAGCGACGAGATCTACACGGCACGGGTCTACTGGGCGCACACCGCCCGTTCCGTTTTGGTCATGGAATATATCGACGGTATCAAGATGGACCAGGTGGACCTGATCCGCCAAGCGGGCATCGATCCAAAGGAAGTCGCCATGATCGGTCTCAGGTCCTTTTCCCGTCAACTGATGGATTTCGGATTTTTCCACGCCGATCCCCACCCCGGCAACACCATCGTGATGTACGACGGTCGCGTCAGTCTGGTCGATTTCGGGATCATCGGCTACCTGGACGAAGAGACCATGATGCAGGTGGCCAACATATTTCTCGGGTATGCCGAACATGACTACGACATGATCATGGACGCCTTCAGGGAGGCCGGCCTCGTTGACGACGACGTTATCGACTTCAAGCGGTTCCGAACGGATCTCAAGGACATGAGCGAACCCTTCTACGGTCGCTCTCTTCAGACCATCTCCGTGAAGGATGTCTACGAACAGGTCATGCGGCTGGCCTACAAGTACCGCATCCGGCTTCCCCGGAACCTTCTTCTTCTGCTCAAAACCTTCGTTCAGACGGAGGCTCTGGGAAAGATTCTTGGAAGTGACGCCAGTATACTGGAGGTCACGCGGCCCTATGCCCGGAACCTGCTGCAACGGGGTTACGACGCCCGGAAGCTTTTGAAGAATATGGGCCGGGATACGCGATCCATGGGTGCCTATCTGAAGATGATGCCCCGGTTCGCCCACGCCATCTTCAAGCGGACCGCCGAAGGAAAACACCGCATCGAGATTCGTCACAGCGGCTTCGACCCTGCAATCGGACGATTCGAACGGGGTCTCAACCGGGCCGTGGTGGGCATGATCATCGCCGCCTCGACCATCGCAGGCTCCCTGGTGCTCAATTCACCGAACGGGATTATGAACATCACCCTGGGCGGATTCACTGTTTCTCTCACCATCCTCCTTGGCATGACCGGTTACTCCATCGCCACGCTTCTGGGCCTCTGGCTCATCATCTCCATCTTCCGGTCGGGAAAGATGTAAGGCGCCTCTCGGCATGCCGCACCGGCCGCGTTCCATTCTCGTTAACGACATCACGCGTTTTCGAAGGAAAACAGCCGCCCCTCTGAAAAGTGTTATCCGGCCGGCCTCACCCATATCGAGCAGCGTCATTTCATACACGTTTCGGTTGACAGTTGACTGCGAGCATAATATATTCCAAAATAACGATATATGGGGTGATCATGAAAGAATTTATCAAAGTCATGAAGGCGCTTTCGGATCCCAATCGGGTGAAGATGATCAAATTACTGCAACGCCGGATTTTGTGTGTCTGCGAAATCCAG harbors:
- a CDS encoding KamA family radical SAM protein, translating into MMNDRPWQDLLAESVTSADELCRRFPVARKTVLPVIDQYPMRINPYFLSLIREPGDPIWRQAIPDPAELEDTLPEADPLAEEAQSPVPGLIHRYPDRVVFLVSSQCALFCRHCMRKRQVGKSNAMKPGTVDNGIAYIQETPAIRDVILSGGDPFLLSDDHLIEDILKPLRGIPHVEILRIHTRIPCTLPQRITEALVRRLKAFAPLYINIQFNHPAEITPNATQACARLADAGIPLGCQTVLLKGVNDSPVVMRRLMQKLLAIRVRPYYIHQGDLVKGTGHFRTSVREGLDIMSALRGHTSGMCVPQYMIDLPGGGGKIPLLPEYVIEKRHNEWYIQTFDNRIVAYPVSNEGRRRN
- a CDS encoding queuosine precursor transporter, coding for MTSANPFPEKPAEGSYSQWFIATTAVFITALITANIIAVKLISFAGWILPAAVIIFPVSYIVGDILTEVYGYRQARRVIWLGFCCNLIAVAAIWIGGTLPAAGFWDAQSAYDRILGYTPRLLAASFAAYLVGEFTNAYILAKMKIATGGRWLWTRTIGSTLVGQGLDSTVFITLAFAGTIPPSGIITAVATQWLVKSVYEALMTPFTYGIVNFLKRREGIDVYDIDTRFNPFNTQA
- a CDS encoding NAD(+) synthase; its protein translation is MEDPLSHPFHSIYTHGFIRAAVCLPTLRVADPVFNTRRTLDLARKASESRAAVALFPEMGLSAYSNEDLFHQEALLSVTASALLQVVEGSRSLSPLLIVGAPLRFEGKLFNCAVVIYRGRILGVVPKTYLPNYREFYEKRQFTSGMNAVSREVRLMGHTVPFGADLIFEADNFPGFCLAVEICEDVWTPIPPSTYTALAGATVLANLSASNITVGKADYRRNLCAVQSGRCLAAYLYSAAGPGESTTDLAWDGYALIYENNELLAQSERFSDTEQIVLADIDLELLVQERMRTTSFNDAVGVHRDRLAGIRRIPFDFAVPTGDIPLIRRVERFPFVPSEADKCDERCYEAYNIQVHGLMKRLAASGIDRVVIGVSGGLDSTQALIVAARTMDRLGLPRKNILAYTMPGFATSRATHENALRLMAALAVSAAELDIRPSAMQMMRDIDHPFARNQPVYDVTFENVQAGERTSHLFRLANLHHALVLGTGDLSELALGWATYGVGDHMSHYNVNASVPKTLIQHLIRWVVETRQFDDETGEVLAAVLNTEISPELIPAGAENAEQPAQRTEEKIGPYELQDFNLFYITRYGFAPSKVAFLAHHAWSDAGRGRWSDLIPPQKRHQYDLSEIRKWLDLFVYRFFKISQFKRSAVPNGPKVGSGGSLSPRGDWRAPSDAEAVVWQNELREKMPDIY
- the hslO gene encoding Hsp33 family molecular chaperone HslO, producing MRDYLVRVVARHDNVRGLACITTRLVREACRRHDVYPTAAVALGRALTGGALMGALMKTGQRTALKFEGNGPLGKIVVEADSDGGVRGYVGNPHVDLPPAGGKFDVAGALGKAGLLTVTKDLRVKEPYRGIVHLYTSEIAEDIAYYLLESEQIPSAVGLGVFADASGITAAGGFLIQTLPPADETVIDTLSRRIETLPPVTEMLHASLTPEEILDKIFEGIPIDVLEKRALTFRCTCNRERFAKALIALGRKEIETLIQRHEPVELTCEFCRKTYVFDVESLQALIEELSVRDSGIQDN
- the gap gene encoding type I glyceraldehyde-3-phosphate dehydrogenase, producing MSIKIGINGFGRIGRVVFRAAMKHPDIEVVGINDLTNAATMAHLLKYDSVHGRLDVDVVAKEGAIVVDGQEIPYTDIKDPAQLPWKDLGVDVVAECTGFFRDRDGAGKHLIAGARKVVISAPAQNPDVTIVMGVNDHEYRPDQHHIISNASCTTNCLAPVAKVLNESFGINRGLMTTIHSYTGDQRLLDFPHKDLRRARAAALSMIPTTTGAAKAVALVLPDLSGKLNGLAIRVPTPNVSLVDFVCTVAKSGVTVSDVNSALKEASENALKGILGYSELPLVSTDYNGCELSSVVDAPNTYTVGDMVKVLSWYDNETGYSNRMVDLAAMVGASQ
- a CDS encoding HAD family hydrolase — its product is MTIGAYKAIIFDLDGTLIDSAADVGDAVNRVLSRYGFLEHPGAAYYRFMGDGVVELMRRALPEKARSSERVQAGVQAFFREYEGCWHHHSRPYPGVPELLDGLSERGVRLSVLSNKPHAFTTAFVERFFPEWTFAAVFGQREGVPRKPDPAAALEIADGMGISPAAVLFLGDTPTDMRTARAAGMFSVGACWGFRSPSELSAGGAESLIRHPMELLRFFDDPIP
- a CDS encoding ABC1 kinase family protein, which produces MRENTGFQPFRGIRRFAAISRVLARHGYGNVADRVFRRTAADERNHPEKKGMPRPAFHSPVRIRRIMEELGPSFIKLGQLMSVRADVFPPEYTDEFKKLQDSVPPVPFTAIRDVVEGELGAPLERIFSEFHPEAMAAASVAQVHEARLMNGDRVAVKVIRPGIEGTIREDIRVMYYFAEKLEKLFEFLRIIGAVNLVREFERTVFRELDMYIEAGNIEKFSANFSDSDEIYTARVYWAHTARSVLVMEYIDGIKMDQVDLIRQAGIDPKEVAMIGLRSFSRQLMDFGFFHADPHPGNTIVMYDGRVSLVDFGIIGYLDEETMMQVANIFLGYAEHDYDMIMDAFREAGLVDDDVIDFKRFRTDLKDMSEPFYGRSLQTISVKDVYEQVMRLAYKYRIRLPRNLLLLLKTFVQTEALGKILGSDASILEVTRPYARNLLQRGYDARKLLKNMGRDTRSMGAYLKMMPRFAHAIFKRTAEGKHRIEIRHSGFDPAIGRFERGLNRAVVGMIIAASTIAGSLVLNSPNGIMNITLGGFTVSLTILLGMTGYSIATLLGLWLIISIFRSGKM